The uncultured Desulfatiglans sp. DNA window CGGCGTTATCTTCGTCCGGTATTCGCATGAAAAGAAGCCCGTCGTGCAGGTGGGAACGGATGCCCTCGAGGTTGTGGTGGACGACCACATCCTGGGACGGCCGGTATTGATCCGCTCGGACCTGTTGGTGCTCGCATCCGCCATTATCCCCGAGAAGGACGAGGCCTTCGCGCAACTGTTCAAGATTCCGATGAACGCCGATGGATTTTTCGTGGAGGCCCATGCCAAACTCGGTCCTTCGGAGTTTGCGACTGACGGAGTGTTCCTGTGCGGCACCGCGCATTATCCGAAGCCGATCGACGAAACGGTGGCCCAAGCCAAGGCTGCCTGCTCGCGGGCCGTGACCCTGCTGGCCAGAAAGACGGTTCAGGTCAGCGGCACGGTGGCTCAGGTCAACCCGGCATACTGCAGCAGCTGCGGTGTCTGCGTGAGCGTCTGCCCTTATTCGGCTCCATCATTCATAGAAAAAGGGCCTTTTGCGGGGAGGGCGGAAATCAATCCGGTTCTATGCAAAGGATGCGGTTTATGCGTCGCCTCCTGCCGTTCGGGAGCCATCAATTTGAAAGGCTTCGGTACCGATCAGATCATGGCGATGATCAATGAGATCTGATCCGTGACCATCGAGGCGGGATCGCGCGTTGCGGCTGGCCTTCCAATCCGGAGATGACTCTCCGGCCTTTCGGTGGTTCGAGATGGGGGCAGCGGCGGCTGCAAAGAGGTCGGCTATTTGGCGTAACCAGCTTTTTGAGCTGGAGAGGGGTTCTTGCTCCTGTCTAGGGAATCAGGAGTTTGCGCTGAGGCGGCTTCCGCCAGCCTCACAAACAATCGCTTAGAGAGGTGCACATCCGGAAAGATTTCCCGGGACAACCCGGTTTTCAATCTGGAATGGGGGGGTTGGCCCATATCTTCGGAGATCAGCTGCCTGCGTGAAGGAACCCTTTAGGGCTTCTCACAAGCAAATGTGCAGAATGATGCCGGGATTGGCAAAAAAGACCATTTCGGATGGAAAAAGGATTGACGCCGAGAACGGAAAAGACCTTTAACGGTGGGGATGGAATCATTGGGCGGGTGCCCGGCCCCCGGTTTCGGCGGGAACCGGGTGCCTTGCCTGCCACACCAGATCCGATGTTCGCATGGAATATCGTCAACGTATTTTCGAATACAGGACCAGGAGAATGCAACAATGAGTGAATGGGAACCCAAGATCACGACATTTCTTTGTCATTGGTGCAGCTATGGCGCAGCCGATCTGGCGGGCGTCAGCCGGCTCCAATATCCGCCCAACTTCAGGGTTATTCGTGTTCCCTGTTCAGGACGGGTGAGCCCTAAATTCATCTTGGCTGCCTTCCGGCACGGTGCCGACGGCGTTTGGGTCTCCGGGTGACACCCGGGAGACTGCCATTACCTGGAAGGTAATTACTACGCGCGGAGAAAGTTCGCCCTCCTGAAAGGGCTTCTGGAACACATCGGTATCGAACCAGGGAGGCTCAATTTTTCCTGGATCTCATCCGCTGAGGCCACCAAGTTCGTTGAAGTGGCCAACAAAGTGGCGGACGAGGTGCGGGCTTTGGGGCCTGCAAAGTACTTGATCAAACAAAGAGCCGAGGTGGCATGATGTTGGAATATGCTGGCAAGATCAGAGAAGCAGCCAAGAAGCTGCTTGCCGATGGAAAGGTGGACGTATTCATCGGTTACCAAAAGGGTTCGGTCCCGATGATGAACGAGCCTGTCCTGGTGAAGGATCCGGAGCAGACGGAGATTCTACACTGGGACAGTCACTGCGGTCTGAACCTCTGCAATTACCTCACCAAGCGCACGGACAAGATCGGCATCGTCGCAAACGGATGCAATTCCCGCAATATCGTCACGCACATCATCGAAAACCAGATCGCGCGGGATCAACTCTATATCGTCGGCATTCCGTGCGAAGGCATGATCGATCATCGCGCCGTGGTGAGGGCCGTCAAGTACCGTGAGATTACCTCCGTCGAGGAAGAAGGCGACCGGTTCACCGTAAAAGGGCCGGGATACGAGGAAACATTTGCCAAGAAGGATTTCCTCCGCAGCAACTGTGTCATCTGCCGCCATCGCAACCCCGTTATTTATGACGAAATGCTGGGGGATCCGGTTCCGGAACAGACAGATGTCGATGCCTATGAGGACGTGAAAAAGATCGAGGGAATGTCCTCGGAGCAGAAATGGGAGTTCTTCAATCGGATGATCTCAAGATGCATCCGGTGTTATGCGTGCCGCAACGCCTGTCCTCTGTGCTACTGTCCGACATGTTTCGTCGACGAAAGCCGGCCGCAGTGGGTGGGAAAGAGCATCGATCCCACCGATACCATGACGTTTCACTTCCTGCGCGCCTATCACTGTGCCGGACGCTGCACCGATTGCGGTGCCTGCGAGCGGGTTTGCCCGGTCGGTATCCCCGTCAGGCAGTTCACCAAGAAACTCAACAAAGACGCTGAGGAACTCTTTTCCTGGGAAGCTGGTCTGACGCTGGATCAAAGGCCGCCCTTGGATGTCTATAAACCGGATGACTACAATGCGTTTATCCGGTAGACGGCGTTATCCACTGCCCGGATTTCGCCTGAGGGGTCATAAACCGCACAGCGAATAGACAAAAGGTAAATTCCATGACAGACAAGATATTCACTAAAGATGAGTGGTTGGAACGTCTTGGGGGCGTTAAAGGAGATTACAAGGTATTCGTACCGGTCAAGGATGGTGATTTTCACATGTTCGCCCCGATCGACAACGGGAAAAAACCGGATTTCGACTATCAGAATACGCGGCTTTCCCCCAAAGCCTTGGTCTATCCTCAGTCCGAGCGGATGTTCGAATATTCCTTGGACAAGCAGGGTGAGGATGCCTTTATCGTCAAAGAGGCCCCGAAAGACTACGCCCCTCAGGCCGTCGTCGGCATCCGGCCGTGCGATGCCCAGGCGTTTCAGATCGTGAAGATCAATTTCGACAATAGGGAATTCCGGGATCCCTGGTGGGTGCAACGTTTCGAGTCTTCGGTCCTGATCGGGCTTGGCTGCAACGAGCCGTGCGACACCTGCTTCTGCAATTCGGTCGGAGGTGGCCCTTTCTCCGAAAAAGGCCTCGATGCGTTGCTCTTCGATCTGGGTGATGCTTTCCTGGTCCGGGTTATCACAGAAAAAGGGCAGGCATTTGTAGATAAAATGGGTGGTGGGGCCGATGCCGCCCAGGACGCAATCGACAAGGCCAAGCGTCTTGCACTGGAGGCCGAAGGTCGGATGACGTCCAAAGTCCCTACCGACAAACTGAAGGACAAGGTCGTTCTGGATCTGTTCAATGCTCCCTTCTGGGATGAGGTGGCGTTTGCCTGCATCAACTGCGGAACCTGCACCTATCTGTGCCCCACCTGCTGGTGCTTCGACATCCAGGACGAGACATACGGCAAACAGGGTGACCGCCTCCGAAACTGGGATTCCTGCATGTTTCCACTCTTCACCTTGCACGGGTCGGGCCACAATCCGAGAGACAAGAAATTTCAGCGTGTTCGGCAGCGTTTCATGCACAAACTGAAATACTATGTCGATAAGTACGGTGACGGTGTGCAGTGCTCCGGTTGCGGCCGCTGTGTGCGCTATTGTCCGGTCAACATCGATATCAGGAAAGTTTGCGCCCGGATGAATGCGTACGAAGGATAGACTTTTTACGTTCAGACGGCTGTAAGGTTTTATGTGCCGATGCTTCTGT harbors:
- a CDS encoding Methyl-viologen-reducing hydrogenase, delta subunit translates to MSEWEPKITTFLCHWCSYGAADLAGVSRLQYPPNFRVIRVPCSGRVSPKFILAAFRHGADGVWVSG
- a CDS encoding Dehydrogenase, beta subunit family protein — protein: MLEYAGKIREAAKKLLADGKVDVFIGYQKGSVPMMNEPVLVKDPEQTEILHWDSHCGLNLCNYLTKRTDKIGIVANGCNSRNIVTHIIENQIARDQLYIVGIPCEGMIDHRAVVRAVKYREITSVEEEGDRFTVKGPGYEETFAKKDFLRSNCVICRHRNPVIYDEMLGDPVPEQTDVDAYEDVKKIEGMSSEQKWEFFNRMISRCIRCYACRNACPLCYCPTCFVDESRPQWVGKSIDPTDTMTFHFLRAYHCAGRCTDCGACERVCPVGIPVRQFTKKLNKDAEELFSWEAGLTLDQRPPLDVYKPDDYNAFIR
- a CDS encoding hypothetical protein (Evidence 5 : Unknown function) codes for the protein MGQPPHSRLKTGLSREIFPDVHLSKRLFVRLAEAASAQTPDSLDRSKNPSPAQKAGYAK
- a CDS encoding Anaerobic sulfite reductase, A subunit family protein, translated to MTDKIFTKDEWLERLGGVKGDYKVFVPVKDGDFHMFAPIDNGKKPDFDYQNTRLSPKALVYPQSERMFEYSLDKQGEDAFIVKEAPKDYAPQAVVGIRPCDAQAFQIVKINFDNREFRDPWWVQRFESSVLIGLGCNEPCDTCFCNSVGGGPFSEKGLDALLFDLGDAFLVRVITEKGQAFVDKMGGGADAAQDAIDKAKRLALEAEGRMTSKVPTDKLKDKVVLDLFNAPFWDEVAFACINCGTCTYLCPTCWCFDIQDETYGKQGDRLRNWDSCMFPLFTLHGSGHNPRDKKFQRVRQRFMHKLKYYVDKYGDGVQCSGCGRCVRYCPVNIDIRKVCARMNAYEG